Part of the Ziziphus jujuba cultivar Dongzao chromosome 8, ASM3175591v1 genome is shown below.
ACAGTGTCAGACGCCATTACAATCTGAGTACGAATCTGGTGATACAAATCTCAAATTTTAAGCTGAATCAAATGTTCTGACTTCTGAATGCCccccatttattttatttcaaaatttaaatttttttcttttttcaaaatttcataaatcttTGTTCTAGGATCGCATCCTACCTGTGTGGAATTTATTCGTTCTGGAATAGGGACAAGTTGGTGAGGATATTCAAGTAAGGTTTTAAATGCAGTTTCAGATTATTAAAGCTCTTTGCAGTCGTTGCTATATTGTGGATCTATTCCTATTCCTAGAAAAGGCACACCTTCTGTTCTTCCCAAACGTGGCTCTTGTAAATTCACCAATCTTGAGaccctttttgattttttggtcATTGTAACAGTAAAAGATAGGTCAAAACCTAAAAATACATTATTGTCCCTaagctgtcttcctctctctgtcttTTCCTTGGTCAAAAACCACTGATTTGTTTTTGGAATCCCACTTAAACGCCATCAAATCTTGAATGTACGAAATGGGTTTCTACTCAGGAGTCAGTGCCGTCAAACTCTTTGAGAGTTGTGACTGCCGTCATCTCAGAACAAAGTTATATCCACGGGTAAAAAACTTGTAAGCTATGGTCGAAACTTGGAAGCCAACTATGAGAAAACTTTGATCAGGGTCTAGTAGTAGGACAGGAATCAATTTTCTATTGgactattacttttttttttttttttttttgttgaatgcTACTGGACCACCGctgttaaaataaattttaagagatGTTCATGTTATTATGGAAAACAAAACTCCTAGAGATAATACTTGGAAATGATGgcacaatttaatattttgtagtttGGGGAATTACACTTTGATCCCTAAGTTTAAATTGTTGCAATTTtgactttaaaatatttaatttctcacaTTTTGATTCATTTCGATTTTTTTAGATCTATATCTGTATTGATAACTATTGATGTGGAATCTAAATTAAAAAGTAGCAAAATGTAATGGTAATTTTGCCATGGAATATTCCCTATTCctgctcaaaaaaaaaaaaaaaaaaagaaaaatttaaagagaatgtttatgtaaataaaagaaaacaaaacttggAAGTATATGTTTGAAAATCAGTTCTTTAGTGGGTTTATTTTAAAGATTGactcaaaaacacaaaaacgtGGTACGAAAACGAGCAAAGCTGAAATATTCCTTGACAATGGACACATcaataaaatcaaatccatctaccaaaaaaatttccatCAGCGCTTTATAAGTAAGTTCAGTCTACGATTTTTCTTTGCCAACAATCAGATCGATAAGAGAAAAAGTAATCACATAGGATTCTGTTTTGAAATCTTCTTTTTCTACTACGTACAACTAATTAAAATCAAATGGACGATTAACAAAAGTcaatatccaaaataaaaaaaaacatccaTCCAAACTAACAAACAAAAAGTCAGATGATTTCATTGTGTAGAGTTGCAGGAGGAGATTCTAAAATGTGAAATGAAATGATttcattgccaaaaaaattttaaaaaagaaaaatggttaaTGATTTTTTGAGAAGAGAGGACGTGATATGTTTGACCTGCTAGACAATAGCATCTTCTAtgtccttttttcctttttctctcttttttttttttttttttttttttttttttttttttttttttcttgccttCTTATTCTGTAGATTCTGATTTGATGCttacttttttgtttcctttgttgtacaaaatcagaacccaaaaaaaaaaaaaaaaaaagaataaaaattacagTTTGAGTCAGACGGGATAAGAATCTGCTCATCATCTTTTAttactataaaaatataattcttttaatagcttgactttttcaaatttttttaaaaattatattaataaaaaagttatctaatgattttaattatatgtatttttcaaaattcttataTGAGCTAATTGAGTTTTTTTCCCTCTGTTTTCCAAgcaaatattattttctctaaTCTACCCTATGCATTATTTGGTCATATACGGGAAAAGTCATATATGGGAAAAAAGGGggtgaaaaatatttatatttttattagaaaaagaaaataaatatcgtttaaaatgtatatagagtttaaaaaaaaaaaaaaaaattgtgacaaGGTAGTGAAAATAGTAGAGGATCTTACAGAAAGTGTGTGCAGCTGGAGTCATGCAGATATGGACAGTGattacagagagagagagagagatatgagAGATATGAGACAGATATGGTggggaagaggaagaagaagaagaagactgaATCAAATCAAAGGGAAACCCAAAAAGGATCACGAAATATCTGTGACATTGGAGGATATTACtatctccctctctttctctctctcaaattCCAAAATCCACCAACCACTTTCTTTTAGCAtttattctctctttctctataaaAAACGACCACATTAAACATTACTATACGTATTCATTCATACGTCTCCTGTGAGTtcgttttgttttatgttatataatatatatgctttttgtCAGACAAAAAACGTTTCCTCTGTTTagtttttgttctttctttattttacgcACTTACTTTCTCTACTGCCTTATCTGCGTGCGTCTATTGCTTCTGTTTCTCTCCTTGCTGTTACGTTGcttttatgttttcttgttaTTATCACTATTAGGTCTTCTCTTTGAACTCTACTTTGTTGGTCAGCCTTTTTTTACCCTCTCAAAATCAAATGGATGCtagttttccttcttcttcttcttcttcttcttcttcttcaaaaggGTTCACGGAAACTGGTGAACAACCCCATGTTTTAGCTGTAGATGACAGTCTCATCGACCGCAAACTCATTGAGAAGCTTCTCAAGAATTCCTCTTgcaaaggtatatatatatatatatatgtaatatgtatGTCTCTCTTACTCTCTGGTTTTGTTCTGTTGTATTTTCCAAGAAGACCCAAAGACTCTTCtccatttgtaatatttttttttatccacaCTGTTCATCAATGGGGTCCGCTTTTATTCAGGGGGTCCCAGACCATCAATGGTGGTATCAATATGATAGACCATCGATGAAGaggatctttatttattttttgagactTTAATGGTTATGGATATTTGTATTGCAGTGACTACTGCTGAAAATGGGCCAAGAGCATTGGAGGTTTTGGGCTTGGGAGATCATCAACACAATAAGTTGGAAAGCAATGTGAGTTAATTTCCATGTTCAAACTCCAAAGAAACTCCTTATTCCtgtagaagaaaaacaaaaaggaaaatttgatTAATCCAGCTGGCTTTTCATATCCATTTGCAGGCTTCAAAGGTGAATATGATCATTACAGATTACTGTATGCCAGGAATGACAGGCTATGAGCTGCTTAAGAAAATCAAGGTACATACATACGCATACACAGAacacatacacatataaatCTATTTACATtgcatatatttaattgatCTTGGCAACATTTTCATGTCTTTTTTCCATGGCAGGAATCATCAAACTTGAGGGAGGTTCCAGTGGTGATTATGTCATCTGAGAATGTTCCAACTCGTATCAACAAGTAAATATATGAACCCATTTTCAATTTGCTGCCTAATTTGTACTTTGTTACCactaatcttaattagttttgttaatGCAAGATTTGTTCCTTTTTCCCAACAGGTGCTTGGAGGAAGGAGCTCAGATGTTCATTTTAAAGCCTCTGAACCAATCGGACATAAAGAGATTGAGATGTCATTTGATGAATTGCAGGAGCTAAAAATCATTGTACATCTTTCCCATGAGGCAGCAAAATCTGTCATCAGCTGCtagttaaattttgttttggctTAGATATAATCTAATTAGTCTCCACCTTCATATTTTTGTATGAAGCAGATTAGTTTTtgaatttaacaatatatatatatatatatttttgtctgGTGGCCTTCAGAAATTTTGCAGCATTTCTATTTTGGTCTTATTAGAGTAGCAATTTCTTTCAAGTCATTGAATTTGCTGATATTATAATCGCAAACTCCCATCGTGGACTTCTCATTCCATATATCCTTTCTGCTCTTGCATCGAAACTTAATGGAAACCAGTAAACCATTTGATTATTCAAAGATTACTCATAATCATGAACCAAATTCTCATAATCAATCAgatcaaatcaaatataaaattcctTGTGACATATAGATTTTTGGCTTGGAAAACCTTATGAAATCTCAAGGAAAGATATAAGACGACAAAATTTCCCCTGTTTTCTTCCAAATAGGAGCGAATAGAGAAACAATCACACAAAAACCAGCAAAATATTGTAATCAATGCCAAACTGCCTGCTTCTCTTTCCTGCTCTTTATAAAGAAATAATCAACTTTATAAATACAGCAGAGCTTCAATAACTTAAGAGTCAATAAAAATGACAACAGTAATGGAATAAGAGAAAAAAGGGATAAAGAGCTCAAAAGAAATGCTTTTGGTGGTGGCGGTGCCTGCATTCATCGCATCCAAAACACTGAATTACAGGGAAACAAGCCGCAAACACACATCTTCCTATCCCTCTAAACAATGAGGATGCAACAAAATAAGGCCGGCAATAACATGCCCGACTTCGATCATCATGGCTTCCCTTTCTTCCATTGCAAGGACGCTGCTTgcccataaatatatatgtatatatatctccTAAAACAGCAGAGACCCAGAGTTTATATGCCAAAATTGGGATGCCCCAAATGTTCGTTCAGagaaaaaattgaatctttatcATTCAAGCTTCTCAAAGGTTGAGAATTTTTACCTTTGTGGTATTGATAGAAGCTCTGAGCTCTGTGTTCGAATAGAGATTGTTTATGGAGGCTCAATTACATAATCTGACTTTGATGTAGAAGTTATTGGTTTATGGAGGATGTTAAGAAGATAAGAATATCCTTTTGTTCCATTGAGGAAGAATAAGAGATATATCAGTGGAAGGCTTTGGCTTGTGAGAGGTGGTATGTATCGTCAACTTGTAGGTAAGCTAAGGGAGGCGTGTCTTTTGCGCGTTTGGTTCTCTCTCATTCTCTTTTTACTGTTTAGAAAACATAGAAAATGAACTCGTTTTCGTTTTGTTATCTCTTCATCATTTCCAGGAAAACagttttcaaatacaataattaaGTGGACCTTTTTATGTTTTCTGGGTCCCACTCAAggacactctttttttttttttgatatctCAATCAAGGATACTCTTCTGAGTATTGAAACgttgtcttatatatatatatatacaaaaaaaaaaaaaaaaggaagaaaataacCAAATTGAAAGCTACTTTGCTCCTGTCATTAAAAGAGAGGCCTTGGCTTTTGCCATCAATAGTTTGATGGCAAGTCATGGaaagttacccaaaaaaattgcTAAGCATCCTGTATGATAAGTGCTATGCATCGTTTCAAGTTACGTCCTtacggctttttttttttttttttttgagataggGACTAGTTTAGATTagactaaattattttaaatgtaatctaatttaattggattattttaaatttaatataattgtacAAGATTTCAAATAATCTAAGTAAACCAAAtccaaatttcacatttcaaatGGACCTTTGCTTTTGAAGTCCTTAAAAAAATTGCTATGCAACCTTTTAAGTCCTTAAAGTTCCATTGTTCATGTTGTTCAATAACGACACACAAAGGGCTTGTTTGGGTGCCGTGTTGGAATGTATTAAGATCTGGGTTGGTGTTAGCTAATACCATTGGGCTTGTTTGGATGTAAACATCCGTGTGTAAAAGATAATACACCTCATCAGTTTTTTATGCACTTCAAGTGGGATAACTAATACAATCTAAAAGCTTTGTATTATGTAATACGGGTGAAGCTGAAAACTGATATCTGCTATTGCACTGCCTCTCCTCCCAACATCTCCAAGGCCGATTGATCTGTAAGTAAgacttctcaaattttttttttctttcttcaactTAAAGCTTTCCTTttagctttcttttctttctttccattttttttttctctatgtattatttttattttttgttctcttttctcaTATTCAGTTTTTTCCTTCCTATTATCTCTCAACTACAACACtacaagaaggaagaagaacagTCTCTTTGATCTGTCTTcaacttgatttttatttttattttccctttttctaccttattttattttaaatttctttggcCTCTTGAACAAATCTATTTGCCCTAGCTGTTTTAGTTTTTGAAGTGGTTTTCTTGCcctatatttgtttttgtttttgtttttctttattttttttaatgcttgtgTGTATTTCCCTGCCACTAAGATTATGTTGCTTCCTCCCTCTCTGTGGCCTCGTATTATCAACAAATGTTTGAcaaatttattgattaattgaAAGTGATAGCAAATACCTTCATGAAAGGTTATGAAAATTGATCTGATATTTATAAcgaattaaaagaaatagaatTATTTAATAAGGATCAACTTAATATCTTTGATGTTATAGTAGAGAAACCTTATTATCTTATAACATTTAGGTCCAATCATGGTATAATTATGGAGATGTTTATGAGGAAGTTACTTAAACAATTGAGAGGAGATTGATCAAACTTGGAGGATTAACTTTGTTGTATTGCTTTATAGTTGCattctataaattttatttagttgtAGTTTGGATTGTGTGAACCTTATTTGCTTAAATGAATGTTGTGTGTTGATATGGATTATGctaattttatttacttatttgtggCACAATTATGGATCGTATGAAATGTGTTTGAGcaattatgtataatattattatgttgtgttattataattataaat
Proteins encoded:
- the LOC107414001 gene encoding two-component response regulator ARR17 produces the protein MDASFPSSSSSSSSSSKGFTETGEQPHVLAVDDSLIDRKLIEKLLKNSSCKVTTAENGPRALEVLGLGDHQHNKLESNASKVNMIITDYCMPGMTGYELLKKIKESSNLREVPVVIMSSENVPTRINKCLEEGAQMFILKPLNQSDIKRLRCHLMNCRS